The proteins below are encoded in one region of Brachyspira intermedia PWS/A:
- a CDS encoding B3/B4 domain-containing protein encodes MKFIIEDRVFETLNDMCVAVIIAKRINNQNKINDISIMLKESISNAEKEFENIKIKESEYIKCYRDAFQKLNINPNKFMCSIEALLTRISKNKGMPEINSVVDLVNAVSIKYKLPMGAHDLDSMNNEDFYIRYSVDDDTFLPFGETETEKVDNNELVYAVAHDIRTRRWIWRQSEYGKITENSSNIIFPIDAFIGINDDKAIKARDELAELLAKFFNCDIKTGIIDSKNNYMEF; translated from the coding sequence AATTGCAAAAAGAATTAATAATCAAAATAAAATAAATGATATATCAATAATGCTTAAAGAAAGTATTTCAAATGCTGAAAAAGAATTTGAAAATATAAAGATAAAAGAAAGCGAATATATAAAATGTTATAGAGATGCTTTTCAAAAACTAAATATCAATCCTAATAAATTCATGTGTTCTATAGAAGCATTACTCACAAGAATATCAAAAAATAAAGGAATGCCGGAAATAAATTCTGTAGTAGATTTAGTTAATGCTGTTTCTATTAAATATAAACTTCCTATGGGTGCTCATGATTTAGATTCTATGAACAATGAAGATTTTTATATTAGATATTCTGTAGATGATGATACATTCCTTCCATTTGGAGAAACTGAAACAGAAAAAGTTGATAATAATGAATTAGTTTATGCTGTTGCTCATGATATAAGAACTAGAAGATGGATATGGAGACAAAGCGAATATGGAAAAATCACTGAAAACTCTTCAAATATAATATTTCCTATAGATGCTTTTATTGGTATTAATGATGATAAAGCTATCAAAGCTAGAGATGAACTTGCTGAATTATTAGCAAAATTTTTTAACTGCGATATAAAAACAGGTATTATAGATTCTAAAAATAATTATATGGAATTTTAA